A window of the Hordeum vulgare subsp. vulgare chromosome 5H, MorexV3_pseudomolecules_assembly, whole genome shotgun sequence genome harbors these coding sequences:
- the LOC123396496 gene encoding wall-associated receptor kinase-like 14, whose protein sequence is MHRLVVLLLAVLLPHETISAAETPGDRCSRQCGSTTVPYPFGFSPGCPILLSCDASVSTPILPYIGESGTAYRVISFNSTTSTIVVGLPPSCSRSVPEARRALSGRNYAVSSRTGLFLRGGCAGINASAGVGSCSVPADVMSRLLRTARCVGVGNGNDTAVACVAFSVANSTAHERDDQFLRWEKVEKQRCDDVLTSTVFVVTAEGTATLEFAVAELGWWLNGTCGADGTGERCAANATCTDVDTPGGETGHRCACAAGMEGDGFSGGDGCYRAKRVPKKKVAFIVVGVVVGVAAAAGVLLLLCWAQRRRSGGKGRHGSSRLAAMRLLSEAATSSGVPVYSYNEVARATNSFSHTHRLGTGAYGTVYVGRLPANSTALVAIKRLRCRHDDDGDDGGRAVALLLNEIRLISSLSHPNLVRLLGCCLDRGEHILVYELVPNGTLSHHLHGGGDGDGDGNPTLPWRARLGVAAGTAAAIAYLHAARPPIFHRDVKSGNILLGADLRAKLADFGLSRAARGAEDASRSHVSTAPQGTPGYVDPEYHHSFHLSDKSDVYSFGVVLLELITAMKVVDFGRPANEVNLACLALDRIGKGRVHEIVDPALLRHGEDWVMESVRHVSELAFRCLAFDKDVRPSMSEVAAELCRIRDAAPDSGIADAGLDGPDAAARKARSPVSVQDVWVSDRSSPSTNGSMPRFA, encoded by the exons ATGCACCGTCTCGTCGTCCTGCTCCTTGCTGTCTTGCTCCCCCATGAAACCATCTCCGCCGCCGAAACTCCCGGCGACCGGTGCAGCCGCCAGTGCGGCAGCACCACCGTCCCCTACCCTTTCGGCTTCTCCCCCGGCTGCCCGATCCTACTGTCCTGCGACGCCAGCGTGTCCACGCCGATCCTCCCATACATAGGGGAGAGCGGCACCGCGTACCGCGTGATATCCTTCAactccaccacctccaccatcGTCGTCGGCCTCCCGCCGTCGTGCAGCCGCAGCGTCCCCGAGGCCAGGAGGGCGCTCTCCGGGCGCAACTACGCCGTGTCGTCCCGCACCGGCCTGTTCCTCCGCGGCGGCTGCGCTGGGATCAACGCGTCGGCGGGCGTCGGATCATGCAGCGTGCCCGCGGACGTCATGTCCAGGCTGCTCCGCACGGCGCGGTGCGTCGGCGTCGGCAACGGCAACGACACCGCCGTGGCGTGCGTCGCCTTCTCCGTGGCAAACTCCACGGCGCACGAGCGCGACGACCAGTTCCTGCGGTGGGAGAAGGTCGAGAAGCAGAGGTGCGACGACGTGCTGACGTCCACGGTGTTCGTGGTCACCGCGGAGGGGACGGCCACGCTGGAGTTCGCCGTGGCCGAGCTCGGGTGGTGGCTCAACGGGACGTGCGGCGCCGACGGCACGGGCGAGCGCTGCGCGGCGAACGCGACGTGCACCGACGTGGACACGCCCGGCGGGGAGACGGGGCACCGGTGCGCGTGTGCGGCGGGGATGGAGGGCGACGGCTTCTCGGGCGGCGACGGATGCTACCGCG CTAAGCGGGTTCCCAAGAAGAAGGTGGCTTTCATCGTTGTAG GTGTGGTGGtgggcgtggcggcggcggccggcgtgCTCCTGCTGCTGTGCTGGGCACAGCGCCGGCGGTCCGGCGGCAAGGGGAGGCACGGGTCGAGCAGGCTCGCGGCGATGCGGCTGCTGTCGGAGGCGGCGACGTCGAGCGGCGTGCCGGTGTACTCGTACAACGAGGTGGCGCGCGCGACCAACTCCTTCTCCCACACGCACCGGCTCGGCACGGGCGCCTACGGCACGGTCTACGTCGGCAGGCTCCCGGCGAACTCGACGGCGCTCGTGGCCATCAAGCGCCTCCGGTGCCgccacgacgacgacggcgacgacggcggcaGGGCGGTGGCGCTGCTGCTCAACGAGATCAGGCTCATCTCCTCGCTCAGCCACCCCAACCTGGTCCGCCTCCTCGGCTGCTGCCTCGACCGCGGCGAGCACATCCTCGTCTACGAGCTCGTCCCCAACGGCACCCTCTCCCACCACCTccacggcggcggcgacggcgatggcgacggcAACCCCACGCTGCCGTGGCGCGCGCGGCTCGGTGTCGCGGCGGGCACGGCGGCCGCCATCGCGTACCTGCACGCCGCGCGCCCGCCCATCTTCCACCGCGACGTCAAGTCGGGCAACATCCTCCTCGGCGCCGACCTCCGTGCCAAGCTCGCCGACTTCGGCCTCTCCCGCGCCGCCCGGGGCGCCGAGGACGCCTCGCGCTCGCACGTTTCCACCGCGCCGCAGGGCACGCCGGGGTACGTCGACCCGGAGTACCACCACAGCTTCCACCTCTCCGACAAGAGCGACGTGTACAGCTTCGGCGTCGTGCTGCTCGAGCTCATCACCGCCATGAAGGTCGTCGACTTCGGCCGGCCGGCCAACGAGGTCAACCTGGCGTGCCTCGCGCTCGACCGGATCGGCAAGGGGAGGGTCCACGAGATCGTCGACCCGGCGCTCCTCCGCCACGGCGAGGACTGGGTCATGGAGTCGGTCCGGCACGTCAGCGAGCTCGCATTCCGGTGCCTGGCGTTCGACAAGGACGTCCGGCCGTCCATGAGCGAGGTGGCCGCCGAGCTGTGCCGGATCAGGGACGCCGCCCCAGACTCCGGCATCGCCGACGCGGGCCTCGATGGACCGGACGCCGCGGCAAGGAAAGCCCGGTCGCCGGTATCGGTGCAGGACGTCTGGGTCAGCGACCGGAGCTCGCCGTCGACCAACGGCTCCATGCCACGCTTTGCGTAG
- the LOC123396497 gene encoding octanoyltransferase LIP2p2, chloroplastic-like codes for MVPAAMAVSVPFCHAVLPFPAAARAPLARSRGGRLGLASCCGAGPISANAVTCAAPVAGAARVGRRRCELFDLHRQVVPYVDSWGWQKSIVERRKALVGIDTDTDEDHSDTLIALQHPPVYTLGNGNDEKYLNFNLEDSPIEIHRIDRAGQVTYHGPGQLVLYPVLNLRHQKKDLVWYQRSIEGVIIRALQSAFSIKAARIDGLTGVWVGDQKVAAIGIMCARWIVYHGLALNVTTDLTPFEHIVPCGIKGRSVGSIKQILQKASSGRELNDAELMDIAYESLIKEFAEFFQLSLEPSPDLLL; via the exons ATGGTTCCTGCCGCCATGGCGGTCTCCGTCCCCTTCTGCCACGCCGTCCTGCCCTTCCCGGCCGCCGCCAGGGCCCCCTTGGCGCGCTCCCGAGGTGGGAGGCTGGGCCTCGCTTCGTGCTGCGGCGCCGGTCCTATCTCCGCCAACGCGGTGACCTGCGCGGCCCCAGTCGCCGGTGCCGCCCGCGTCGGCAGGAGGAG GTGCGAGCTCTTTGATCTCCATCGGCAGGTAGTTCCTTATGTTGATTCGTGGGGTTGGCAGAAGTCCATTGTTGAGAGGAGGAAAGCGTTGGTAGGCATAGACACTGACACAGATGAAGATCACTCGGACACCTTGATCGCGCTGCAACATCCACCGGTTTATACGTTGGGCAACGGCAACGATGAGAAGTACCTCAATTTCAATTTAGAAGATTCTCCTATTGAGATTCATCGTATCGATCGTGCTGGGCAGGTGACATATCATGGTCCTGGACAG cttgttctGTACCCGGTTCTCAATTTGCGGCATCAGAAGAAGGATCTTGTCTGGTACCAAAGGTCAATTGAAGGTGTGATCATTCGCGCTCTTCAGTCTGCATTCTCTATCAAGGCAGCAAGAATAGACGGCCTCACCGGTGTCTGGGTTG GTGACCAGAAAGTTGCAGCTATTGGAATTATGTGCGCAAGATGGATAGTATATCATGGTCTAGCGCTAAATGTCACAACTGACCTAACCCCTTTCGAGCACATTGTTCCCTGTGGCATAAAGGGACGTAGCGTTGGGAGCATAAAGCAGATCTTACAAAAGGCTTCCAGCGGTAGAGAACTTAACGACGCAGAATTAATGGATATAGCTTATGAATCATTGATCAAAGAGTTTGCTGAGTTTTTCCAGCTCTCTCTGGAACCCAGCCCTGATTTGCTTCTTTAG